A region of the Dreissena polymorpha isolate Duluth1 chromosome 6, UMN_Dpol_1.0, whole genome shotgun sequence genome:
ATAATAGAAAAAAGAATTCGTAAACACACTAGGCATTAatcgtaaatgaaaatacaacaactcTAAATGTACACTCCGCCTGAAGTgtctataacaaaacaacaaatataaacagggtttcaaataaactatattagAGAATCAATACTTAGATCATTATTTGAAACATCAATAAGACAAAGATCAAGTACAACGTAATTGAAATGCACAATAATGACAAAGCAGTCTATATACATGTTAGTATTTGTTGGAAAACAAAAGAattatcaagtattatttatacaattgaaaagtttgtaagttaatgtttagcataggtgactttaatagtcacatttagttatacatttttatgtttagtatGTTCATTTGGGTTCCAACATATACTGAGCTATTAGTTTCCAGTTGAAACATTTTACAGCATGGagacataatttacaaattttgaatccGTTTTGTATAGTGTCATAGGAGCAGAAGATATGATGGGGTGTATGGCAACAAGGGGTTCGACTTAAGAATAAATGAACAAGAGGATCAAGTTTTTTGAATTTTGGACGACAATTTTTCAGCGAAGTATGACAAACTCGACAATATGTGTTGTCAAAATCTATAGGGATCGATTGGCATTTAAGGGATTGTTTGTAAAGGCGAAAATGTTGAgtcattaatttattgatttgtttaagatcTGCATTTAAGATGTCTGTAATGGAAAAATTGTATAACGAGGGAGGTAGAAATTTTGATTGAAGAAATCTTTTGTGGGCTATTATGGATCTTTGGGATTTTGAAccgaaccttaaaataattgtttggcaGATTTGAAAATTTAGGGGGTGGATTTCATAAAGTAGATGGTCGAGCATTTGAAGATAGAGTATATTTATGTCGAAGTAGTCTATAGCAAAATTaagcttgaaaatgaaatgttaggattatttaacatgtgggtaaatagtaactttttagtgcgtctatggatttttcttaatttgggaaaagtatttaaaaagtattttatgtgatGCAGTTGATAGTGATCTAAAGGGAGGGAAATGTATAAATTACTAGAAGAGTtgccattgtatttaaataataacttgaaataattagagaacaatataaaaaatgaaatgttaataacaatatccattttatgaaaataatgaaatgtaaaattgacaACAGGGAAccaaaaatgtaacgataaaatgatattatatatacaatagagtatcaatgaaaatacaaatttaagaacacaattatgaaatacacactatatttatatgaatgatgTATTGTCGTGTGCGCCTGAAATGAGAACAgcgaaagtataaaaaaaaatttgaagtatgtatgtaatgaataaaatcaaagtatgtaacgattgacatctaatatgagaaaacatgtaaaatgtagtatttaataatgaagattaaattaaatcatttcaataatcttcaaagtatttataatggttaaatgggaaaaaaatgaaatataacattGAATAATTGACGTCAGAGTTGAAATCCATGCAAAATTTGACATCAAAGttataacatattcaaatatgatgatgacaaagtgataactaatgctattccactaatgctattccattttttttttttttttttttttttttttttttttttttgaagttgaAGTTCGTTTATGTACGTTCCTTAATTCCGTTATGGACCAAGAATAGTTCAGTGTGATAGTTTGTGTTGAGCATTTGTCGAAGTTTGATGTACTGATAAATGCCAATTGACAGAGCAGAtggtatttccattattatatccCCTGTAGCGTTCCGAAACGAAATTTCTGTAGTGTTAATGAGCAGTTTTGGAAACAATCCAAAGcgtatgctgtttatgttcagGGTGACAGGTAAGTCAATGATCCATTCTGATCGACAAGAAACCGAACTGACGATgttgatatcaatacaatttaaaccatttgatacatgtaaaatcaaaagagtgccacgttgtcgtttgaatatttgcaatttgcgaaggattgttattagcaagagaacgtgaatcatggccagaaagacaagaaaatgttcatatttcagaGACTCATTAAGACTGTTGGTAAATTCCTGAAGTGGTGATAGCGTGGTGGGATTGTCGTATTTAAGATGTTGTGCCGCTGTTGGTTTTATTAGTGTAATTGCAGTTAATAGAATGCGAATTTTTCGTGAAAGAAATATCAACATGAGCGTGTTTCCGATTGTGAGTAATATACCtatgattgaaattatatcaaAAGTGGATAAACCTGATTCAATTGAGATTTCACCGTTAAGCATTGCTTCTGTTAGGCTATGGTACACAATTTGGTTTTTCTTTGCTCTTTTCACAAAGGTTTGCATGTCAATTTCTAATTTGTGCGACCGAGTTAATATATCCTGTGTGTTTTGATCGAAGGTTTttaataccggtaataatacatttattggatcattgtacgaaatgtttttcatcaatttatccaaaaccgtattattaaaaaattgttggagtaacggtaagttaattggatatatttggtcgacagtagtatcgtttgtcaaacattttgtgaattgctcatcaatacgttgactttttgagactagtttacatgcacatggtacatcgataatgcagtacttacaatcatctattgttttagaacgatttacacattccaattttaaatttgattgcatgtatgcaagtaccttagaactatttaaaattctcagctctggtttcaagacgtttcttactatcttatattcacatatatctttcgtttttgcattgtccccgtgtttcaagagttctacgaaacaatattgaaatcgatttcaaatataacattatgtttacataaaattgttgAACCTGCTGTCAAACAGTCTCTCAAGAATGATTCATCAAGAAAAGTGAATAATAGGTTTTtcccattataaattaaataccgcggttttgatgtgaattcattagcatctttgttttttatatcattgtcaagaggaattggaaagaaatttaattcataaatttcgttatccaaactgtttgtcagtGGAAACAATACCATTATGTATATCGAATTATTGTTGCGTCCATAAATAAATTCAGCATGATTGTAGTAGAATGCCAATTCAGTGCTGACCAATTTATGAGTCGGATAGTTGATTTTTAACGACGAAGCTATTTCTGTTAACGTTTGGGACATAAGTTCGGGGTTTATTATATGAATCGATAATTTACGATTGCTCAGTGATTCAATTCCTATGGCTAGCCTATCAAACTGTgaccttattttgatcattttatcatttacatctaGTATTAACTTTTCAgcagttgtatgtttatttgacatAGATTCCATTTCGTCCACAATTTTATGCCTGACTGCTGAAGCATTCGCAACGAATTCATCGAATAATTTCATATGCTCGTGAACATTAGTTGCAAATGATGCCATTTCGCCGAATTCGTgcgtaaatgtgtttgttaagagattaactctttgtgccaatttatttgcATGATCGCGTAATCGATTAAGTTGTGACGTTGTTGCAATGCCAAAAAGAGTTGAACCTAATTGTCCTATAAAGGGAAGTAAGGGTTGTGACTCACGTGTCTTCCGTTTATCTGAGATTGTAGGAATCATGCTACGAAATTTGTGTAACAAAGATTGTATATCATGTTCCATTAAAATCCTTAGAGTGTTGAATTCGACGCTAGGTACATCCTTTTTCGTAGAAATAAGTGTCTCTACACAATGAATAATTTCTACCGATGTCACTATTGAAATGATAGTCCGGCATATCAAATCGAAAAGTATGCGTCCATTCATTATTCACGAAGTTTATTGTTTTTGGATCTGAGAACTTAACGCCATGGTTCATCAGCAATTGTTCGCTGTGTGCTCCCACAAGTGACAGGAAAAGTATAATGAATCGTGTGACCAACATCTtgcctaaaagaaaaaaaataacagttaatttgtttatcattttaccgttttcttttgtgatttttctttagagatttgtttatataaaattgtttaataagtgcTTTTGATGTGTCTTCGTCATTTGCCCAACTGTTcttatactttttgtttgtccattttatcaaatattgtctttgattatttttaattctggcttttaaaattttgtcagctttgtaccatttcttgtttgaattttttggtgaaatatcattttgatttattgtattttgtttgtcagtTGCCGTTATATTTGGCTGTGTATTGTTGGTAACGGTTTGCGGATTGTTTTGATTTTCTGTGTTATCATTAGTTTCTTTTTCATGGAATTTGAATGTTTGAGATAAATCACGTAAATCCTTTTCATCATGGTATCTTCTTAATCTGTTGATATTAACCGGaacttttaattctttgtttgaatatcgttctctcaaaatatatgtgccattttgtaatattttggttaTGTAATAGGGTTGCTCTGAAAATTTTCGAAACAATTTTCTGGATTTATTTAAaggtactttttcttgtttaataaaaacaagatctcctaatttaaatggaCGTATTGCAGTTTTGCGATTGTAAAACTTACGCATAACGTCACgagaattatttatgttttcttgtgtgatattccatataagtttaaatctttgtttcaatTCCTCAACATAAGTGTTTATTGAAGGGTTGGTATTAATTGGTGGAAATAATTCGGAAGTGATGGGTTTATTCATATGTCGGCCGAAAAGAATGTAGTACGGAGAGTATTGTGTCGTTTTCGGACATACTGTTGAATTATAGGCTAATTGGACACTGGAAAGCTTATCAGGCCAATCGCTTTCGTCTTTTAACGATGTACGTAGTATTGAGAGTAATGTAGAGTGTACCCGTTCTACCATTCCGTTACTCATTGGGTGATAAGATGAAGTTCGATGcctctttatttgaaagaatttataaagaacatccaTTAAACCACTTAAGAAGTTTTGTCCTCGGTCAGATGTGATACGTTTGGGCGgtccaaatattgcaaatactttatgataaagttgttctgcgatttcaatagtgttttacgtttttaatggtataaatagtgcgaattttgaaaatgcgcatataacgcttaaaacatatttatattctttgCTCTGTTTTGCTACCGTAACAATGTCGATGTGTAACATGTCAAATGGTGCGCTTGCAATAAAAGGTTcttgtaatggatatggtttataattgtgatctcttttaaatatttgacagtttttacaagattgaacataatctttaactgcttgatacatttttggaaagtaaTAAAAAGTTTTGAGGGTTGCAAACATTCTATCAACACCACAGTGACCATTTAAATCATGAAAACTGTAGAGTATTTCACTTCTTAATGACTCAggtaaagctaattgtttaatttaagttttttcagtttgatgtttCTTAGATCTTGGTTCGTAAAAATGAAACAGAACATTGTCAACTATTTCGTATTGGGTGCTTATATATGGAATTCGTTTTGCTAAGTCTTTATCATCAGGTAAATGACcgttctttaaaaatgcataaatgtcgCCGAAGTCTTTTGATGTAGCttgtaagtttataatgtctagttgattagttgttaagtgcgcgtgttgTTTGCGGTCATTGACTGTCTGGAGTTGTGAACCAGGTATGTGATCATTATCTGAGATAACACTGTTGTCAGGTGGAATGGTGCTAAGTTGATTGTCAGCAGAGGTAATTGGTTGATGATTGGTGGGTGTTgtgttgattgtttgttttcgcATTTTTCTTGTGAGAATGTTAACCTGGGAGCAATGATTATTTTGCGTTACTTGTATTGGTGCCAAGGTTTGTGGAGGTGTTAAAGGTGCGTTATTATTGGAAAGTGTATGTATGTTTTCCTTGGATTTAACGTGGGTGTCTGATTTAGAATAGTTAATTCTACTAAGGTAATCGCTCGGATTTGtcttgccagttttataaatgatttcatgATCATAATTTTCTAGTTCTAAAGCCCATCTATATAGTCTGTCATTTGAGTGTTTTGCtgtatgcaaaaatgttaaagcTTTATTGTCTGTTATAATTTTGACATGTTTATTTGATATATAGACTCTACATTCTTTCAAAGCGTAAATGATTGCTAATAATTCCAGTTCACAACTACTGTAACGTTTTTCGTTATCTTTTAAAGCACGACccccatataaaataacatgatgaCGGTTTGGAGAATCTTCTTGACATAAAATGAATCCTACTGCGGAGGTACTAGCATCTGTATAAATAGTGAATTCTTGATTATCGTTTAGCAAGTGCTTTGGTGAGTTCTTGATAATTAGATTTAATATCTTCGGTcagattattgtaaaaattctcTGCATTGTCGGACAGGTAAAATGGAAGAACATTAGCGTACTCACCCCTATCAATGTTATTCATGCTAcaaaatttctgaaattttgcCAGAAACGCTGGTAAACTATCATAGTCTCTGCCTGTAAAGCATGCTaacttaattatgtttggcttaaaCATTGTACCTCTTGGGTCCGAAGTCTGTGCGGTATGGAAGTTTCTCGCCGGTCGTTCCCCGTCTGCTGGAGAGTGGCCAGGTGCGGAAGGCGTCTGCCTACGTAAGTTAATATTGTCACTATTAGCACTTTGCGATGGAAAATTAGCACTATTAACACTAGGTGATAGggtatttaagaaaaagttaggTCTCTGCGAGATAACACTGGAAATTGGATCCTGTAGTCGTTCGTCGGGAAGGCACTGAAAATTACCATATGGCGGTGGTACTGGGTCGTACCGGAAATTGGATAATGGCTCGAGTAGCGATTCCTTCGGCGGGTCCTGCGTTAATGGCTGGAGTGTTGTTTCTTGGGTTTCTTCGGTGTCtgatgcattggattgtaatggGTGACTTTGAAATGGGCTGTCATGTATTGTTACTCTTCTGATTGTTTTGatagaatttaattgtttatgaaaatctgaACGTAATTGTTTTTTACGACGTTTTTCACTTGCAACAAAATCTTCGGGAGTTTGTAAATAAGGTTTTGACTCACTTGATGATTTTGGAGTGTCTTGTTTTGATATGGTAGTTGATGGTTGAAGTGGTTGCTCCGGAACTGTCGACTCGTCAGGTGGGGATGTTGGCGGCGTCAACTGTGGCGGTAGAGTGGCTGATAGGCGAGAACGTAAATTGTAGTGAGACATCTTGAAACATTTCTGACGATTTTTGTTGtggaaaatgttattgtaaaggAATTAAACTTTAGAACCTATTCTCCACCAGatatcgtacgtgcttttacttattatttcaatatccttgaagttttcattttttccatctagtgtaatcggtaacgggatctttatttacgtacgatacattatttagttcttaacagttaattattctgtccattacggtcttagtgaatgttgtatttgtagtgttccattctcaattagcattaaatgctaccgttcttcaatttatgcaaattagcgttaagcgctaatattctataatccataatagatgtaaataatcaaagaagtcgacagtgtaaacagcccattttattctctgtaatatccaagaaaacactgtgttaatttattaaacaagataaacatttgcatgcataaatatcatttatgatatatacgtacatatgcaacgatattgattcttaatatatattaataaatcacacagaatattgttcaatttcactaacagttttcaggcattaacattattttgttaaatcataaaataaagaaattatttatttatgagaagacagtactatttgttttactaatatgatacttataaaatagcaattatcattaatacacaatatatatttatttggatattgcgCAGTCAACCAACTTTCCAACTTTCTACATTGAATGtaggtgaaacaaattaaagtagtaaacaataatttaaatatgaatatatttatttgcagcaaacaataatttaggtttgaaaataaataagtatcaacagctcacctgtaatatccaagaaaacactgtggtgagtcccccgcagtgttttcttaaatattcttccagatgcaattttctgaaacctgatcagacttttcctaatacgtttctcacgtgatcctatgtggtctcacgtggtacgctgattcacctacttttttatatttgttcgggtcaaagttgttaacccttggtcatggaactttccagaagtttctattgcttacgtttgcgttcttgatttggtaaacaatttagattggaatgtgctattctttgttagcttagtaagctgttttcttatagtacatcaatatgatagagtttgtagctcacctggcacaaaaagtattccggtgtggttttgtgaaaactgggcttaaaaatgcgcaattccttaagtatttctaacaatgtacaatagttattctaaacaatatgcaatagttattttaaacaatatgcactagttattttaaacaatatgcaataattattttaaaattttgtccattgaaattaattaaaactttattaattatgattaattaaaattattaaataagttaaagtgaaaatttaaatattacaaatatttcataagattgtgattttaattggattacatttatcaataatatgcatattctaagtataaaaggggcaataattatgtcaaaatgcttgatacagtggtctgctcttgtaaATAGGTTTGggccatgttggtaaacaagtatgcacaatatgaaagcaatttgtcaagggacataggaaatatttggggtagtacgcaaactttaacatttgcacgccaaCGCCAACGCTACCGCCGACACCAgggcgagtaggatagctccactatatatgtttcatatataatagtcgagctaaaaattagtaaaacaagagggccatgggtcTTATGGCGCTCACCTAAAACCCAAAGGAACTGGACTATTCTGAGAAAGTACCAGgtgtttcatgaacattggaccaaaaacgTAACTTCTTgagtattaacatgtttattttgtatttgacctagtgacctagtttttgagctcacatGACCAAGATTCAATCTCAGCCCAGATTttattaggacaaatgttctaacaaagtttgatgaagattgacCAAAGATGTGACTAATATAGCGTCAACAAATcttcattatagccatataaggaaaactgccccaccccctggcagctaGGTTTTAAAACGAACCTGAAGAAAGTTTGAACTCAACTGGTAAGTCATTATAAAaagtgttctgactaagttttataaagattggaccgTAAATAGGACTTCTAGAACgtttacaaggttttattatagccatattaggtaaaatgccccgccgaaaaaaaaatcggataaagggagacaattcaaagagtgcattgttactgattgttcctccTTACCGCCCACGTGTAAAAactcaatctatttttagttgtggcgaccttgatttaaaagtctgataaagggagacaattcaaaatgtgaattgttactgattgttcttagttaccccccttgtgtcaaatcCAATCTATTttctcagtgtgaccttgaccttagagatattgacgttaATCTTAAGCAtaacataccgtccaatgattgtgaataaatgtaccaagtaattttaaaagctcacaatgaatgacatagttatggcctggacaagatcatttatggccatttttgacctttgaactcaatgtgtgaccttgacgttgcagaaatcaacataattcttttgcatgacacaccgacctatgatggtgaacaaatgtgccaaatgattttaaaatctcacaatgaacgacaaagttatggcccggacaagcttattctgCCCGCCAGCCCGCTCGCTGACATTTACTAATCTAATTACcggttttttcctttggaaaacccgGTTAAAAATGTCCCGCCTCTGGTCTTTCAACAgaccacaaccattttcaaactcatctaagatttCATTGGtaaaaatgttctgactaagtttgatagatattggacaataaatgtgtcttttagagtgttaacaaggttttactatagacatttaaagaaaaactgccccgaccctggttgccatgtttttgtaccaaccaaaactattttctaactagtccaagatataattatgaCCTATGTTTGAAGCAAGTTGCATAaatattgaactaaaaatgtgacttttagagtgttgaCAAAATTTTACACAAAAGTCATAAAAAAAGCCCcaccctctggtggccatgtttttcaacaggccagaaccattttagaactcatccaagatatcattctaACAattgttctgactaagtttcgtgaagattggaccataaatattAGTGATGCAataatacgccaaaaaccgtattgcaatatattgtcagttcaaaaacccgtattgcaatatatcgcaatatattgctaacttgtactaGAATTATAACTTGcaaattacccgataatcccgcacattccagttttatagcaaattctggtaaatatttactataaatttgCTTAAGaattacaagaaacacaaacatttgcaaattatcttaagtatcaaatacattttggaatttgttactatttaaagatgtgataaaatcacgtccaaccggggcgttttttcccactgaacacacGTTAATCGCCTAATGTGATGTCCCCCGCTTTTATACAgtacaaaatacacccatactttccatgcgacgttgtacatgtctgcataattttcgcgcgctttttattgagacaaaggataaagcactttttatttgacgctagaattttgtattgtcgcgttagcatatatatttaagttgttcggtttattttgtttgccgatcgatatttactttaaaaagtgatatttatcatatacatttaaattgtttccATGGAAACAGAAATTGTAGTTTCAGAACTTATTAGTTAAAACTTACCTGCATATAATTCGATCAATTGGGTATGCCATAGGCAAAGTATGCTGTGCATGTTAAATAATACTTTATATTCTTTGATTTCTTTGACAAAATTATAGAAAAATGTCAATGTCTTACTCGTTACCATGACAACCAACaactatttgttgcttttttacaaCATGCTGTGTGTATTCAATACTcatgtacaattttataattttcatgatgacgtataatgtatatatatatacgtttgcaATTGATTTTTATATACCATAACAAATATTCTCACTTATTTGtcatgttgccatagcaaccataacaAAGCGATACTAATTATAAATCTGTTGTTTTCCTATATACAATAGTTTGCCCTATAAGataaaagtaaattcatttaattctgAAACAGGGCATATTTCAACCCTTCGTGAACCTAGCCCTTTGGAAGCCTGTTTCCGAtattcggattacaaatgtaataatgctcaattcagaattgaacgaaacatttacagttgtgcgcaattaattcaaagATAATTTGTTCAAAAGCATCCAACAAAttctcccatgtaacaacgctactccgtataatacactttttagagtgctatttttacgtaaaaaaatatttacacatctttgttttgttaacattgatatcattatttcggatggcttttctggatgaaatgtgaatacatttttgtaaaatgttcgtaccggtatgatgaaaatcgtatcgcaatacaatatgcggattgcgtattgcgatatataccgatataccggtatattgttgcagcactaataaatATGACATctaaaacatttaaatgtgaacaaggttttactatagcgatATAAGTAAAATGCCAtgctcctggtggccatgttttcaaaaaCCCGGAACCCTTTTTAAACTTGTTCATGATAATAttaggacacatgttctgaccacgATTCATGAAGATATGACACTAAATGttgcctctatagtgttaacaaggtaaatgttgacggcATACGGTGgaaaaaggtgatcacaaaagctcatcatgcgaaggttgttctcaggtgagctaacaatagcaccgcataatgggtacCACGCtcagctacgggtgcagttttgaacaagggctgtttgtaaaacatgcataccccccatatgggctgtcagttgaagtggcagccattgtgtaaatacgttttttgtcactgtgaccttgacctttgacctagtgacctgaaaattaatagtggtcatctgccagtcatgatcaatgcacctatgaagtttcatggtcctaggcctaattattctttagtcatcatccggaaaccattttactgtttcgaatcactgtgaccttgacctttgacctagtgacctgaaaatcaacaggagtcatttgccagtcatgatcaatgtacctatgaagtttcatgaccctaggcgtaagcattcttgagttatcatccggaaaccattttactatttcgagtcacagtgaccttgacctttgacttagtgacctgagaatcaataggggtcatctgccagtcatgatcaatgtatctatcaagtttcatgat
Encoded here:
- the LOC127833812 gene encoding uncharacterized protein LOC127833812, which codes for MSHYNLRSRLSATLPPQLTPPTSPPDESTVPEQPLQPSTTISKQDTPKSSSRRLPHLATLQQTGNDRRETSIPHRLRTQEAHTTIHHSYKYSVYFIIVFLNLYFH